A window of the Gossypium hirsutum isolate 1008001.06 chromosome A03, Gossypium_hirsutum_v2.1, whole genome shotgun sequence genome harbors these coding sequences:
- the LOC121223296 gene encoding lysine-specific demethylase JMJ706 isoform X3 → MVEGRVCLSKEVRNGLESLKRKRLHRIKSETVCGPSGVTNMMSRSGGDALRASASCGVRLQGNAESFSRSNVASCEKDVFSKRKVDKFYTSDLEWTEKIPECPVYCPTKEEFEDPLIYLQKIAPEASKYGICKIISPLSSTVPAGAVLMKEKAGFKFTTRVQPLRLAEWDTDDRVTFFMSGRNYTFRDFEKTANKVFSRRYYSAGCLPARYMEKEFWHEIACGKMESVEYACDVEGSAFSSSPSDLLGTSKWNLKKLSRLPKSTLRLLETAIPGVTDPMLYIGMLFSIFAWHVEDHYLYSINYHHCGASKTWYGVPGDSALRFEKVVKEHVYTNDVLSVDGEDGAFDVLLGKTTLFPPNILLEHDVPVYKAVQNPGEFVITFPRAYHAGFSHGFNCGEAVNFAIGDWFPLGAVACLRYAHLNRVPLLPHEELLCKEAMLLNSSLELEDLDYSPADLASHHSIKASFVKLIRFLHRARWSIMKSRACSSVSPNYHRTVVCTLCKRDCYIAFVNCGCYSHPVCLRHDIKSLDFPCGSHHCLFLRDDVREMEAAAKKFEQDNGVSKAVERQAENGDDMYSYPLSNKFQNDVEDGYFPYCEINVDLKPEIATMTSATGQTVEYGHHSLSHNTGNFRPELTDALSSFAASTLCSFVEQVGSSAKNQVQGLANLGNTNDKRFCEEVSENTYESSVLCLSREDRPG, encoded by the exons ATG GTGGAAGGAAGGGTGTGTTTGTCCAAGGAGGTAAGAAATGGGTTAGAGTCATTGAAGCGTAAAAGGCTTCACCGAATAAAATCAGAAACTGTCTGTGGGCCATCTGGTGTCACAAATATGATGTCTAGAAGTGGGGGAGATGCTTTGAGAGCTTCCGCATCATGTGGAGTGAGGTTGCAGGGGAATGCTGAATCGTTTTCCAGGTCAAATGTTGCTTCATGTGAGAAGGATGTCTTTTCAAAGCGCAAGGTTGATAAGTTTTACACTAGTGATCTAGAATGGACTGAGAAAATCCCAGAATGTCCTGTATACTGCCCTACAAAGGAAGAGTTTGAAGATCCTTTGATTTATTTGCAGAAGATAGCTCCTGAAGCTTCAAAATATG GAATATGCAAAATCATTTCCCCTTTAAGTTCTACCGTTCCTGCTGGAGCTGTATTGATGAAGGAGAAAGCAGGATTCAAGTTCACAACAAGAGTCCAGCCCCTTCGTCTTGCTGAGTGGGATACTGATGACAGAGTCACCTTTTTCATGAGTGGAAG AAATTATACATTTCGTGATTTTGAGAAAACGGCGAACAAGGTGTTTTCTCGTAGATATTATAGTGCTGGTTGTCTTCCTGCAAGATACATGGAAAAAGAATTTTGGCATGAAATTGCTTGTGGGAAGATGGAAAGTGTTGAATATGCTTGTGATGTTGAGGGTAGTGCCTTTTCTTCTTCTCCCAGTGACCTGCTTGGAACTAGCAAATGGAATTTGAAG AAACTCTCACGGCTGCCAAAGTCCACTTTGCGTCTTCTTGAAACAGCAATTCCG GGAGTAACCGACCCCATGCTTTACATAGGAATGCTATTTAGCATATTTGCTTGGCATGTGGAGGATCATTATTTGTATAG CATTAATTATCATCATTGTGGGGCTTCAAAAACTTGGTATGGTGTACCTGGTGACTCTGCTTTAAGATTTGAGAAGGTTGTCAAGGAACATGTGTACACTAATGATGTCCTATCCGTGGATGGTGAAGATGGAGCTTTTGATGTGCTTTTGGGTAAAACAACATTATTTCCTCCAAATATCTTGTTGGAACATGATGTCCCTGTCTACAAGGCTGTTCAGAACCCTGGAGAGTTTGTAATTACCTTTCCAAGAGCATATCATGCTGGGTTCAGTCATG GGTTCAACTGCGGCGAGGCTGTGAATTTTGCTATCGGTGATTGGTTTCCTTTGGGTGCTGTGGCATGCTTGCGTTATGCACATCTCAACAGGGTGCCTCTCCTTCCTCACGAGGAACTTTTGTGCAAAGAagctatgcttctcaattcaagTTTAGAACTGGAAGATTTGGATTATTCGCCAGCAGATTTAGCCTCTCATCATTCCATTAAGGCTTCATTTGTAAAGCTGATACGTTTCTTGCACCGGGCCCGTTGGTCCATTATGAAATCAAGGGCATGCAGCAGTGTATCTCCAAATTATCATAGAACTGTCGTCTGCACTTTATGCAAACGTGACTGTTACATTGCTTTTGTTAACTGCGGCTGTTACTCTCATCCTGTTTGCCTGCGACATG ATATTAAGTCACTTGACTTCCCCTGTGGGAGTCATCATTGTCTTTTCTTGAGGGATGATGTTAGAGAGATGGAAGCTGCTGCCAAGAAGTTTGAGCAAGACAATGGCGTATCAAAAGCAGTTGAGCGACAAGCTGAAAATGGTGATGACATGTATTCATATCCACTATCAAATAAGTTCCAGAATGATGTAGAGGATGGATACTTTCCATACTGTGAGATAAATGTTGATTTGAAACCTGAGATTGCTACAATGACTTCAGCTACGGGTCAAACTGTTGAATATGGACATCATTCATTGAGCCATAACACTGGAAATTTTCGACCTGAACTGACAGATGCTTTATCTTCTTTTGCCGCATCAACTCTCTGTTCTTTTGTGGAGCAAGTTGGGTCCTCAGCAAAAAAT CAGGTTCAGGGGCTAGCTAACCTAGGAAACACTAATGATAAAAGGTTCTGTGAAGAAGTCTCAGAAAACACATATGAATCGTCTGTATTGTGTTTGTCACGTGAAGATCGTCCAG GTTGA
- the LOC121223296 gene encoding lysine-specific demethylase JMJ706 isoform X4 has product MVEGRVCLSKEVRNGLESLKRKRLHRIKSETVCGPSGVTNMMSRSGGDALRASASCGVRLQGNAESFSRSNVASCEKDVFSKRKVDKFYTSDLEWTEKIPECPVYCPTKEEFEDPLIYLQKIAPEASKYGICKIISPLSSTVPAGAVLMKEKAGFKFTTRVQPLRLAEWDTDDRVTFFMSGRNYTFRDFEKTANKVFSRRYYSAGCLPARYMEKEFWHEIACGKMESVEYACDVEGSAFSSSPSDLLGTSKWNLKKLSRLPKSTLRLLETAIPGVTDPMLYIGMLFSIFAWHVEDHYLYSINYHHCGASKTWYGVPGDSALRFEKVVKEHVYTNDVLSVDGEDGAFDVLLGKTTLFPPNILLEHDVPVYKAVQNPGEFVITFPRAYHAGFSHGFNCGEAVNFAIGDWFPLGAVACLRYAHLNRVPLLPHEELLCKEAMLLNSSLELEDLDYSPADLASHHSIKASFVKLIRFLHRARWSIMKSRACSSVSPNYHRTVVCTLCKRDCYIAFVNCGCYSHPVCLRHDIKSLDFPCGSHHCLFLRDDVREMEAAAKKFEQDNGVSKAVERQAENGDDMYSYPLSNKFQNDVEDGYFPYCEINVDLKPEIATMTSATGQTVEYGHHSLSHNTGNFRPELTDALSSFAASTLCSFVEQVGSSAKNVQGLANLGNTNDKRFCEEVSENTYESSVLCLSREDRPG; this is encoded by the exons ATG GTGGAAGGAAGGGTGTGTTTGTCCAAGGAGGTAAGAAATGGGTTAGAGTCATTGAAGCGTAAAAGGCTTCACCGAATAAAATCAGAAACTGTCTGTGGGCCATCTGGTGTCACAAATATGATGTCTAGAAGTGGGGGAGATGCTTTGAGAGCTTCCGCATCATGTGGAGTGAGGTTGCAGGGGAATGCTGAATCGTTTTCCAGGTCAAATGTTGCTTCATGTGAGAAGGATGTCTTTTCAAAGCGCAAGGTTGATAAGTTTTACACTAGTGATCTAGAATGGACTGAGAAAATCCCAGAATGTCCTGTATACTGCCCTACAAAGGAAGAGTTTGAAGATCCTTTGATTTATTTGCAGAAGATAGCTCCTGAAGCTTCAAAATATG GAATATGCAAAATCATTTCCCCTTTAAGTTCTACCGTTCCTGCTGGAGCTGTATTGATGAAGGAGAAAGCAGGATTCAAGTTCACAACAAGAGTCCAGCCCCTTCGTCTTGCTGAGTGGGATACTGATGACAGAGTCACCTTTTTCATGAGTGGAAG AAATTATACATTTCGTGATTTTGAGAAAACGGCGAACAAGGTGTTTTCTCGTAGATATTATAGTGCTGGTTGTCTTCCTGCAAGATACATGGAAAAAGAATTTTGGCATGAAATTGCTTGTGGGAAGATGGAAAGTGTTGAATATGCTTGTGATGTTGAGGGTAGTGCCTTTTCTTCTTCTCCCAGTGACCTGCTTGGAACTAGCAAATGGAATTTGAAG AAACTCTCACGGCTGCCAAAGTCCACTTTGCGTCTTCTTGAAACAGCAATTCCG GGAGTAACCGACCCCATGCTTTACATAGGAATGCTATTTAGCATATTTGCTTGGCATGTGGAGGATCATTATTTGTATAG CATTAATTATCATCATTGTGGGGCTTCAAAAACTTGGTATGGTGTACCTGGTGACTCTGCTTTAAGATTTGAGAAGGTTGTCAAGGAACATGTGTACACTAATGATGTCCTATCCGTGGATGGTGAAGATGGAGCTTTTGATGTGCTTTTGGGTAAAACAACATTATTTCCTCCAAATATCTTGTTGGAACATGATGTCCCTGTCTACAAGGCTGTTCAGAACCCTGGAGAGTTTGTAATTACCTTTCCAAGAGCATATCATGCTGGGTTCAGTCATG GGTTCAACTGCGGCGAGGCTGTGAATTTTGCTATCGGTGATTGGTTTCCTTTGGGTGCTGTGGCATGCTTGCGTTATGCACATCTCAACAGGGTGCCTCTCCTTCCTCACGAGGAACTTTTGTGCAAAGAagctatgcttctcaattcaagTTTAGAACTGGAAGATTTGGATTATTCGCCAGCAGATTTAGCCTCTCATCATTCCATTAAGGCTTCATTTGTAAAGCTGATACGTTTCTTGCACCGGGCCCGTTGGTCCATTATGAAATCAAGGGCATGCAGCAGTGTATCTCCAAATTATCATAGAACTGTCGTCTGCACTTTATGCAAACGTGACTGTTACATTGCTTTTGTTAACTGCGGCTGTTACTCTCATCCTGTTTGCCTGCGACATG ATATTAAGTCACTTGACTTCCCCTGTGGGAGTCATCATTGTCTTTTCTTGAGGGATGATGTTAGAGAGATGGAAGCTGCTGCCAAGAAGTTTGAGCAAGACAATGGCGTATCAAAAGCAGTTGAGCGACAAGCTGAAAATGGTGATGACATGTATTCATATCCACTATCAAATAAGTTCCAGAATGATGTAGAGGATGGATACTTTCCATACTGTGAGATAAATGTTGATTTGAAACCTGAGATTGCTACAATGACTTCAGCTACGGGTCAAACTGTTGAATATGGACATCATTCATTGAGCCATAACACTGGAAATTTTCGACCTGAACTGACAGATGCTTTATCTTCTTTTGCCGCATCAACTCTCTGTTCTTTTGTGGAGCAAGTTGGGTCCTCAGCAAAAAAT GTTCAGGGGCTAGCTAACCTAGGAAACACTAATGATAAAAGGTTCTGTGAAGAAGTCTCAGAAAACACATATGAATCGTCTGTATTGTGTTTGTCACGTGAAGATCGTCCAG GTTGA